From a single Pyxicephalus adspersus chromosome 11, UCB_Pads_2.0, whole genome shotgun sequence genomic region:
- the FNDC10 gene encoding fibronectin type III domain-containing protein 10 codes for MICLHFGTIQLLLCLLDWSFLGVEGGKLFGGLASSGLEPSKPRSAVVQRFRRGTTSVNITRQVSQPSLLPIESVCPYKVFSEGQESYKSLCFRTMVRDFHCHQRNCHLYRSGRSLLANVLKNSSVLLQWQPLVLHRSDLKGFFINCSWNGTYTRFQCDSVQLGINCRDYLLTNVHDNVRYRICLQTLYTNRTSMEECVDFVVEPVGMQDIVIAMTAVGGSICVMLVIICLLVAYITENLMHPTFMHPSSKRGP; via the coding sequence ATGATCTGTTTGCATTTTGGCACCATTCAGCTCCTTCTTTGCCTCTTGGACTGGAGCTTTTTGGGTGTTGAGGGGGGGAAGCTCTTTGGTGGTCTGGCATCTTCTGGGTTGGAGCCTTCAAAGCCAAGATCTGCTGTAGTCCAGCGCTTCAGGAGAGGAACTACCTCGGTTAATATAACCAGGCAAGTAAGCCAACCTAGCTTATTGCCAATTGAGTCTGTGTGCCCATATAAAGTGTTCAGCGAGGGTCAGGAAAGCTATAAAAGCTTGTGTTTCAGGACCATGGTTAGAGACTTCCATTGCCACCAAAGAAATTGCCATCTGTACAGATCCGGGAGGTCTTTGTTGGCCAATGTGCTGAAGAACAGCAGTGTCCTCTTACAATGGCAGCCACTAGTTCTCCATAGATCTGACCTGAAAGGCTTTTTCATCAACTGCTCATGGAATGGCACTTATACTCGTTTCCAATGTGACAGTGTACAGCTTGGCATTAACTGCAGGGACTACCTTCTTACCAATGTCCATGATAATGTCCGGTACAGGATCTGCCTGCAGACTCTCTACACTAATAGGACGTCTATGGAGGAGTGTGTAGACTTTGTGGTGGAGCCAGTGGGGATGCAAGATATTGTTATTGCCATGACAGCCGTTGGGGGTTCCATATGTGTGATGCTGGTCATCATTTGCCTCTTAGTGGCCTACATTACGGAGAATCTTATGCACCCCACCTTCATGCATCCTTCTTCTAAAAGGGGGCCATGA